In Pleurocapsa sp. PCC 7319, the following are encoded in one genomic region:
- a CDS encoding ATP-binding cassette domain-containing protein: MQESIRLDGVSLWRRTQEEFSYDLKKTILSFLEGKYRHPARKAVLDNIDLTIGCGEKIGIIGANGSGKSTMLKLISGILQPTSGVVRVRGKVAPLIELGAGFDSELAVMDNIILYGVMLGYSQSEMRARAKFILEFAELENYALVPVKGLSSGMTARLGFAIATDVKPDILILDEVLSVGDVSFKNKCSQRMEEFWQDHVTVLLVSHSMEMIRQNCHKTIWMEQGQIKMIGQTNEVVDEYLGCVAPEEKISHSITTKV; this comes from the coding sequence ATGCAAGAATCGATCAGATTAGATGGAGTTTCCCTATGGCGTAGAACTCAAGAAGAATTTTCCTACGACCTAAAAAAAACAATACTTTCCTTCTTGGAAGGCAAATATCGTCACCCCGCTAGAAAAGCCGTCTTAGACAATATCGATTTAACTATCGGCTGCGGTGAGAAAATTGGCATTATTGGGGCTAATGGCTCAGGCAAATCCACCATGTTGAAGCTGATTTCAGGTATTTTACAGCCCACTTCTGGTGTAGTTAGAGTCAGAGGAAAAGTTGCACCTCTAATTGAATTGGGAGCGGGCTTTGATTCAGAATTAGCTGTGATGGATAATATTATTCTTTATGGGGTAATGCTCGGCTATTCTCAGTCAGAGATGAGAGCCAGAGCCAAGTTTATTTTAGAGTTTGCCGAGTTAGAAAACTATGCTCTAGTGCCAGTTAAGGGATTATCTTCGGGGATGACTGCCCGTTTAGGATTTGCGATCGCCACAGATGTGAAACCTGATATTTTAATTCTAGATGAAGTACTTTCAGTAGGAGATGTTAGCTTTAAAAATAAATGTAGCCAAAGAATGGAAGAGTTTTGGCAAGATCACGTCACAGTGTTACTGGTTTCTCATTCCATGGAAATGATTCGTCAAAACTGTCATAAAACTATTTGGATGGAACAGGGTCAGATTAAAATGATTGGCCAAACCAATGAGGTGGTAGATGAATATTTAGGGTGTGTGGCTCCTGAGGAGAAAATCTCCCATTCGATTACAACCAAGGTTTAG
- a CDS encoding ABC transporter permease, which translates to MVTSIFKTQGYGQLSWYRELLVVLIRRNLKRRYRGSFLGIYWSLLNPLAMTGLYTAIFGATFAQYYGNSTLNYVLAAFTGLVVINFFSSSTAQALASVVENGGMVNKIRLPLFIFPLSTIGANVFQLLMGTLPLLIVVTLFISKSLVNVAALALPITGLVLVCTGVGLLMSALYVFFRDLSYFYELLTFILWISSPVFYPSDIVPEAVARFLILNPILPIIESIRQISLSGNFPDLMLIIHSLASGLIVLTIGAVVFSNWRSQFMDLL; encoded by the coding sequence ATGGTTACATCTATTTTTAAAACCCAGGGTTATGGACAATTATCCTGGTATCGCGAATTACTAGTTGTTTTAATTAGACGCAACCTTAAAAGAAGATATCGAGGCTCATTTTTAGGGATCTATTGGTCGTTGCTAAACCCTCTAGCAATGACTGGTTTATATACGGCAATTTTTGGTGCGACTTTCGCTCAATATTATGGCAACTCTACCCTAAATTATGTCTTAGCAGCTTTTACTGGACTAGTAGTAATTAATTTTTTCTCTTCGTCTACTGCCCAAGCTCTAGCTAGTGTTGTAGAAAATGGAGGGATGGTTAACAAAATACGTTTACCTCTATTTATTTTTCCTCTCTCTACCATTGGAGCGAATGTCTTCCAATTATTAATGGGTACTTTGCCGTTACTGATTGTAGTTACCCTATTTATTTCTAAAAGTTTAGTTAATGTTGCGGCCTTAGCTCTACCCATTACAGGCTTAGTTTTAGTTTGCACTGGGGTTGGTTTGTTGATGAGTGCGCTCTATGTTTTTTTCCGCGATCTGTCTTATTTTTACGAGCTATTAACTTTTATACTGTGGATTAGTTCGCCTGTTTTTTATCCTTCAGATATTGTCCCTGAAGCTGTTGCTCGATTTTTAATTTTAAATCCTATCTTGCCCATTATTGAAAGTATTCGTCAAATTTCTCTCTCGGGAAATTTTCCCGATCTGATGTTAATTATTCATAGTTTGGCTAGCGGCTTAATTGTTCTCACTATTGGTGCTGTTGTTTTTTCTAATTGGCGTTCGCAGTTTATGGATCTACTATAA
- a CDS encoding DUF2862 domain-containing protein produces MEIGQKVKVCRIKDRVNGGVASKLGKVGTVKEYKMTDGSGVGVVVQFDDRTATWFFEDEIQPVN; encoded by the coding sequence ATGGAAATAGGGCAAAAAGTAAAAGTTTGCAGAATCAAAGATCGAGTAAACGGAGGTGTGGCGAGCAAACTCGGCAAAGTCGGTACTGTTAAAGAATATAAAATGACTGACGGTAGTGGTGTTGGCGTGGTTGTTCAATTTGATGATCGCACTGCTACTTGGTTCTTTGAGGATGAAATTCAACCTGTCAACTAG
- a CDS encoding ATP-binding cassette domain-containing protein — protein sequence MAAAVLIENLRKSYGDVQAVKDISFSVQPGEIFGLLGPNGAGKTTTIRCLCTLAKPDSGKIEVGGVSALSSPKAVRQRLGYVAQEVAIDKVLTGRELLKLQAALYHLPKKLISDRIEQLIAVLGLTEYADNQTGTYSGGIRKRLDLAAGLLHQPEVLVLDEPTVGLDIESRMVVWEFLRELQTAGTTVLITSHYLEEIDALADRLAIIGQGVLIDEGTPSELKNKLGGDRVTLRIREFTPDEEADRAKHILESLPFVEEVIINTVQGNSLNLIVKSGQSSLSKIEQSLSEIDLPTFSLAQSRPSLDDVYLAATGQTIMDAEMAAASTRDLKKEKKLQMK from the coding sequence ATGGCTGCTGCCGTTTTAATTGAAAACTTACGGAAAAGCTATGGCGATGTCCAAGCGGTAAAAGATATCTCCTTTTCTGTTCAACCAGGAGAAATTTTTGGTTTATTGGGTCCTAATGGAGCAGGAAAAACTACGACAATTCGCTGTTTATGTACTTTAGCCAAACCTGATAGCGGTAAGATAGAGGTAGGAGGGGTTTCAGCTCTCTCATCTCCCAAAGCAGTCAGACAAAGACTCGGTTATGTCGCCCAAGAAGTAGCGATTGATAAAGTGTTAACTGGCAGAGAATTATTAAAGCTTCAAGCAGCACTTTATCACTTACCCAAAAAACTGATTAGCGATCGCATTGAGCAACTAATCGCAGTCTTAGGACTAACAGAATATGCTGACAATCAAACAGGCACATATTCTGGAGGTATTCGTAAACGTCTCGATTTAGCTGCGGGGTTATTACATCAACCGGAAGTTTTAGTTCTGGATGAACCTACAGTCGGTTTAGATATCGAAAGCCGAATGGTGGTTTGGGAATTTTTACGAGAATTGCAAACAGCAGGGACAACGGTACTAATTACTAGTCATTATTTAGAAGAAATTGATGCTCTAGCCGACCGTCTGGCTATTATCGGTCAAGGGGTTTTGATTGATGAGGGAACACCATCAGAATTAAAAAACAAGTTAGGCGGCGATCGTGTTACCCTCCGTATTCGTGAGTTCACCCCTGATGAAGAAGCAGATCGAGCCAAACATATCCTCGAATCTTTACCTTTTGTCGAGGAAGTAATTATTAATACTGTTCAAGGAAATTCTCTTAATTTAATCGTTAAATCTGGTCAAAGTTCCCTCAGCAAAATCGAGCAATCACTATCAGAGATAGATCTGCCTACCTTTAGTTTGGCTCAATCTCGACCCAGTCTTGACGATGTATATCTTGCTGCTACTGGTCAAACTATTATGGATGCTGAAATGGCAGCAGCCAGTACCAGAGATCTGAAAAAAGAGAAAAAACTGCAAATGAAGTAA